Proteins encoded together in one Cicer arietinum cultivar CDC Frontier isolate Library 1 chromosome 4, Cicar.CDCFrontier_v2.0, whole genome shotgun sequence window:
- the LOC101496630 gene encoding uncharacterized protein: MLAVPLLLNSLFVLQSMDGYHPYRSWVYDRLYVQRGGLKPAFAKGVEEFITKAISRNQFGFQPNYWYWTQHGEEAPHVDPENVPSSSGYIDNDDPFTLMQHMVDDAFGPTYDFQNMGDEGNEEEINEEPPNEDAQDFYDLLTAANKPLYEGASDSKLSICVKLLACKSNWNVPQKCLDLFATMLVDVCPFKDSLPKFFYQAKKLVTMLGLKSEKIDCCVKGCMLYYKENSADIECRFCHEPRYVPRKPGIGNHKDIPVKRMFYMPITPRLKRLYASTETAAQMRWHQHNRSSSGILRHPSDGEAWNHFDARYPDFANEPRNVRLGLCSDGFTPYIQASSSPYSCWPVVVTPYNLPPEMCMTKPFMFLTCLIPGPSNPKANIDVYLQPLIDELQQLWSEGALTYDISMKQNFVMRATLMWTINDFPAYGMLSGWSTQGKLACPVCMDGNKAFTLKYGGKKSWFDCHRRFLPHNHAFRRSKKGFTKNRVVKDEPPPILNGEEVWGLVHNIPRVIDNAHTKLSGYGVSHNWTKRSIFWDLPYWKDNLLRHNLDVMHIEKNFFDNVFNTVMNVKNKTKDNEKARMDLAIICQRSDLELVPHNNGKMKKPKANYCLTSSEAKKVCKWIKELKMPDGYASNLARCANVNRGQMNGMKSHDCHVFMECLLPFAFSSLPDHVWKPLTELSQFFKGLCSNTLRHDELVKLGENIPFIICKLERIFPPGFFDSMEHLPIHLPYEAKRGGPVQYRWMYPFERMMGDFKRTVKNKARVEGSICMSYLHRETTYFCSHYFKTISLFNRSQRNEGAKLNDVVTTTLSISNQLGRPSGKAQTHWLSDAERRSAHVHILINCNEVKPYIDAFLHSNSILEEDPISQTRIHGEFPEWFRAYAIDKENGVTDPNLLSLAWGPNSMVKTWHKYYINGYKFHTKAWSQGKKTINSGVYVKGVTGGGEDDFYGVIQHIFELEYYKLPHKVALFYCQWFDPRRNRGTKVHPQYDIVDIKMNRK; this comes from the exons ATGTTAGCAGTTCCGTTGCTCCTCAATTCTTTGTTTGTCCTTCAAAGTATGGATGGCTACCACCCATATCGTAGTTGGGTATATGATAGACTTTATGTTCAACGAGGGGGGTTGAAACCAGCATTTGCAAAAggtgttgaagagtttataacaAAGGCAATAAGTCGTAATCA GTTTGGGTTCCAACCAAATTATTGGTATTGGACTCAGCATGGTGAAGAAGCTCCACATGTTGACCCAGAAAATGTTCCAAGTAGTAGTGGATATATTGATAACGATGATCCATTTACGTTAATGCAACATATGGTCGATGATGCATTTGGTCCAACTTATGACTTCCAAAATATGGGTGATGAGGGCAACGAGGAAGAGATTAATGAAGAGCCTCCAAATGAGGATGCTCAAGACTTTTATGATTTGTTAACTGCTGCAAACAAACCCTTATATGAGGGGGCTTCtgattcaaaactttcaatatGCGTGAAACTTTTAGCTTGCAAATCAAATTGGAATGTTCCGCAGAAATGTCTTGATTTATTTGCAACCATGCTTGTAGATGTGTGTCCTTTTAAGGATTCACTTCCAAAATTTTTTTACCAAGCGAAAAAACTGGTGACAATGCTAGGATTGAAGTCTGAGaaaattgattgttgtgttaaagggtGCATGTTGTACTACAAAGAGAATAGTGCAGATATAGAGTGTAGGTTTTGTCATGAACCCCGATATGTTCCTCGTAAGCCTGGGATAGGTAACCACAAAGACATTCCAGTTAAGAGGATGTTCTATATGCCAATCACTCCTAGGTTAAAAAGATTGTATGCATCAACGGAAACTGCTGCCCAAATGAGATGGCATCAACATAATAGATCAAGTTCAGGCATTTTACGTCATCCATCTGATGGGGAAGCTTGGAATCATTTTGATGCAAGGTATCCAGACTTCGCAAATGAACCAAGAAATGTAAGGCTTGGGTTATGTTCTGATGGCTTCACGCCATACATTCAGGCATCTTCATCCCCATATTCTTGTTGGCCTGTTGTTGTGACCCCGTATAATCTCCCGCCCGAAATGTGCATGACTAAACCATTCATGTTTTTGACTTGTCTCATACCTGGACCATCTAACCCAAAAGCAAACATTGATGTGTATTTACAACCATTAATAGACGAGCTTCAACAATTGTGGAGTGAAGGGGCTTTGACTTATGATATTTCCATGAAACAAAACTTTGTAATGAGGGCAACCTTAATGTGGACAATTAACGATTTTCCTGCTTATGGCATGTTATCTGGATGGAGTACCCAAGGTAAGTTGGCATGTCCGGTGTGTATGGATGGAAATAAGgcttttactttaaaatacggTGGAAAAAAGTCATGGTTTGATTGTCACCGTCGTTTCTTACCTCAtaatcatgcatttagaagaaGTAAAAAAGGGTTCACTAAAAATAGGGTTGTGAAGGATGAACCTCCTCCAATATTGAATGGTGAAGAAGTTTGGGGTTTGGTTCACAATATTCCACGAGTGATAGATAATGCACATACTAAATTGTCTGGATATGGAGTTagccataattggactaaaCGAAGCATATTTTGGGATCTTCCATACTggaaagataatttattaaggCATAATTTAGATGTCATGCACATAGAAAAAAACTTCTTTGATAATGTGTTTAACACTGTCATGAATGTTAAGAACAAGACTAAGGACAATGAAAAAGCACGAATGGACTTGGCCATCATTTGCCAACGTAGCGACCTGGAGTTGGTTCCACATAACAatggaaaaatgaaaaaacctAAGGCAAATTATTGTCTTACGTCTAGTGAGGCAAAGAAAGTTTGTAAATGGATAAAGGAGCTTAAGATGCCAGATGGGTATGCTTCTAACTTGGCAAGATGTGCAAATGTTAATAGAGGACAAATGAATGGGATGAAAAGCCACGATTGTCATGTATTTATGGAGTGTTTGCTTCCATTTGCATTTAGTTCATTGCCTGACCATGTGTGGAAACCATTAACAGAATTAAGTCAATTCTTTAAGGGCTTGTGCAGCAATACCTTAAGACATGATGAATTGGTCAAATTGGGTGAAAATATTCCATTCATCATATGCAAACTTGAAAGAATCTTTCCACCAGGATTCTTTGATTCAATGGAGCATCTTCCAATTCACCTCCCGTATGAGGCAAAACGTGGTGGTCCAGTTCAAtatcgatggatgtatccatttgaaag AATGATGGGTGATTTTAAGCGCACAGTGAAAAACAAGGCTAGAGTGGAAGGCTCAATATGTATGTCATACTTACATCGAGAGACAACATATTTTTGTTCCCACTATTTCAAAACAATCTCTTTGTTTAATAGAAGCCAACGTAATGAAGGTGCAAAATTAAATGATGTTGTCACAACAACACTGTCAATTAGCAATCAATTAGGACGTCCTAGTGGGAAGGCCCAAACACATTGGTTGAGTGATGCTGAAAGAAGGTCTGCTCATGTACACATCCTCATCAATTGCAACGAGGTCAAGCCATATATTGA CGCCTTTTTGCACTCTAATTCCATTCTTGAAGAAGATCCTATATCTCAAACTCGTATACATGGAGAATTCCCAGAATGGTTTCGTGCGTAT GCCATTGACAAGGAAAATGGCGTGACTGACCCTAACTTGTTATCATTAGCTTGGGGTCCTAACTCAATGGTTAAAACTTGGcacaagtattacattaatgggtacaaatttcacacaaaagcTTGGTCTCAGGGTAAGAAAACCATAAATAGTGGAGTTTATGTGAAAGGGGTTACTGGAGGAGGGGAAGATGATTTCTATGGAGTCATCCAACATATCTTCGAGTTGGAGTATTACAAATTGCCTCACAAAGTAGCCTTGTTTTATTGCCAATGGTTTGATCCTAGACGGAACAGAGGAACCAAAGTTCATCCACAATATGATATTGTAGATATCAAGATGAATCGAAAATAA